A genomic window from Aquila chrysaetos chrysaetos chromosome 9, bAquChr1.4, whole genome shotgun sequence includes:
- the POP5 gene encoding ribonuclease P/MRP protein subunit POP5, protein MVRFKNRYVLCEVVSEDPRCRQCIEDRAVGLAVRDAIGRVHGDYGLACCSISFTVKYLNAYTGTVLLRCRKDSYRLLCSALPFVRQLESRNQRYPCFLNTLHVGGTIRTCQKFLIQYNRRQLLMLLQNCTNEEERRCIQKSLLSCSLTEEQSQSGDEEDDDGTETD, encoded by the exons atggtTCGCTTCAAGAACAG GTACGTGCTGTGCGAGGTGGTTTCGGAGGACCCGCGGTGCCGGCAGTGCATCGAGGACCGCGCCGTGGGCCTCGCCGTCAGGGACGCCATCGGGCGGGTGCACGGGGACTACGGCCTGGCCTGCTGCTCCATCTCCTTCACAG tGAAGTACCTGAACGCCTACACCGGGACCGTGCTCCTGCGGTGCCGCAAGGACTCCTACAGGCTGCTCTGCTCCGCGCTCCCCTTCGTGAGGCAGCTGGAGAGCCGGAACCAGCGGTACCCCTGCTTCCTCAACACCCTGCACGTCGGAG GTACCATAAGAACATGTCAGAAATTTCTAATTCAGTATAACAGAAGACAGCTGCTGATGTTGTTGCAAAACTGTACAAATGAAG AGGAAAGACGGTGTATACAGAAGTCCTTGTTGAGCTGTTCCCTTACAGAAGAGCAGTCTCAAAGTGGAGATGAGGAAGATGATGACGGCACAGAGACAGACTGA